The nucleotide window TTGCGGTCTGCATGTCCAGTCAGATGTACTTTTTCCAGAGCCTGCTCCACGATTTCGTGATCCCGTTCATTATCCGTCTCCAGCATTTTTTTATGTGGGGTACGACCCATCATGACCATCTCGCGCACCGTAAAATCAAAACTCAATTCATTAAATTGGCCGACAACGCCCATATGCCTGGAAACGATCTTCGGGCTGGATTTGAGAATATCTGTATGATCCAGAAAAACCTTTCCTTGCTGCGGTTTGATTACTTTATAGATGCTCTTGAGCAGCGTTGACTTGCCACAACCATTTGGTCCGATCAGCCCAACGAACTGTTTGCCGTTCACCTGTAAAGAAATGTCCTTGATGATGTCCGTGTTTAGCACAGAGATGGATACATTTTCTACGTTCAGCTTCATGTTTAATTTCCTCCAAAACCGTAGCCTTTTTTGACCAGCATATACATAAACATCGGCGCACCAATCATAGCCGTAATAATCCCGATCGGCAGCTCCACGCTGGATATGAGGGATCGTGCGATCACGTCAGTCCAGATGAGGAAAATGGCTCCAAACAGCACGGATATAGGCATCACTTTACGATGGTCCGAACCCACCAGACCTCTCACAATATGCGGAATAATCAGTCCGACAAAACCAATCATGCCACAGCTTGCCACCAGCACGCCTGTCACCAAAGCCGTTAACAACATGTAAAGTCTGCGATACACACTCAGATTAATACCCAGCGTAACCGCTGCTTCATCCCCCAATAACATCGTATTGAGAACTCTGGACTGCAACAGGAAGAATAGAATCGCCACCAGCACGACGATACCGACCAGTGGAAGCTTGTTCCATCCGGAAGCAGCGAGGCTACCCATGGTCCAGAACGTCACCGTTTTGATGCCTTCGGCATTGTTGGCAAAATAAATAATAAAATTGGAGAAGGCGCTGCACAACGCGTTAATCACCATTCCGGCAAGCACCAGCTTGACTGACGTCATTTTACCCCGAATTCCCGCGAGGGTTAACACCAGCAAAGAGGCCCCCATCGCTCCGGCAAATGCCCAGAAAGCCACACCGGTCTGGCCCAGCCAGCCAATCGCACCGAAGCCAATGAGAATGGCAAAAGTCGCTCCAAGTGAAGCGCCTGAGGATATACCCAGTATGTAAGGATCAGCTAGCGGATTCTGCACAGCAGCTTGCATAACAGCACCGCACAAGGCCAAGCCTGCACCGATAAACATCGCCATCAGCACACGCGGAAAACGAATCTGCCAAATGATGTCAGTAAAGGATCCCGCCTCAATGGGTGTTGCCCCCCACTGAAATCCCGTTAATTTGTATAAAAGAATACGATATGACTCCGCCAGCGGAATACGAACCTGTCCAATGGAAACCGCGATTCCTACGGAAATAAGCGTAATAATAATTAAAGCTGCAATCAGTAAGGCAAATCCGGATTTACTATGAATCAAAGACTCTCTTTTCCCCTTGCGCTGTGTCTGAACCTGAACCGTCTGTGCCATCTCTTCCCCCATCAATTCGCGTAAAATGTAGAATAAATTAATTTTAGCTATTTACAAAGTGTTTTCTCGGATTATAATTGAGAATGATTATCTTTGTCAATTTAAAACACATAGAAAAGGGGTTCATCGTTTAATGAAATTCACATCTAGAACCATTGGCTTCGCTGCTCTAAGTCTCCTGTTACTGCTGCTTGCAGCCTGCTCGAATGCTTCAACTTCTTCCCCTGCCGAAGAAACAACTTCAACAACTAACGCGACAGAAACTTCAGCTCCTGCTGAAAATACAAATAAAACAACGTACCCGCTCACGATTGAGAATTTCACGATCTCGGGTGAGGGCGGCGAGTGGAAACCGAAAGCGCAAGTATTCGATAAAGCGCCTGAACGTGTTGTTGCGAATACCCAATCTGCGGCTGAGATGCTCGTCAAGTTGGGTCTGACCGATAAAATGGTCGGTGTTGCTGCTCTATACGGTTCCGTTACACCCGATGTGGCTGATGATTTCGCCAAAATTCCGGTATTGTCCAAGGATTATGTCGGTAAAGAGCTGGTTGTAGGCGCAAGCCCGGATCTGGTACTCGGACGGGGCGACCTGTTCGCTGATGCCGACTGGGGTGTGGGTACCGTGGATGGATTGAATGACATGAACATCCGTACATTCCTGCAAACGACCAACCACAAAGGTACACTTGACAGCCTGTATAGCGATATCGCACAACTCGGTCAGATCTTCGACGTTCAGGAAAATGCCGCAACATTCACAGAAAGCCTGAAAGCACGTGCCGAAGCGATCAAAGCCAGTGTAGCTGATCAGCCTGAGCACAGTTTTGCCTATATCGTACCCGCTACGGAAGACACGATTACCGTAAGCAGCATGCAAAACGATACGTTTCAACTTGATGCACTCGGCCTGTTGAAGCTGAAAAATACGTTTGATGGTGTGCAAGGTGAAGTTAGTGTAGAGCAGCTGATTACAGCGAATCCGGACTACCTGCTCTTGTCCGCTTATGCCGGTTCACCGGATATCGATAAGCTGATTGAGAACCTGTATGCCAACCCTGCCCTGCAAAGCATGAACGCGATCAAGAACAAACAAATCTATGTGACAGATTTCAGCCAGTTCTGGGGTTATGGATATCAAATTCTGGACGGTATTGAGAAAATGCAATCGGAAATGAAAGCTAATCCGATTAAATAATGGAGCCTCATTAAACGGTTCACGGAGCCTTGGATTCAATAGTGTCCGTGATTAGATATCGAAATCAAACAGATCAAATGAGCAGGAGAAGACATTCTCACTGCTCTTTTTTTTTTGCTGCGCGTGCCAAAAGTCATGGAGCAAAGCTTGACATTAGTTTGATAACAAACTATATTACACGTATGAAAACAAGAGACGCTATTTCACTCATATCCAAAATTAAAGAGAAGGTCAACCGCTTTATCCTGGCCGAGATGGCTGAGCAGGGAATCCAGGATCTCGCTACGTCCCACGGGGATATTATCTATGCCCTGTACAACAATCACAGGATGACCATGGCTGAGATTGCCAAAAAAATTGGCAAGGATAAATCCACGGTGACTGCACTTGTGGACAAATTGGTGCGGACAGGATACGTCGTCAAGGAGCGTGATGCAACAGATTCGCGAGTTGTTCATGTGGCTTTGACTGCAAAAGGCGAAGAATTAAAGCCCGTCTTTGAAGAGATATCACAACGCATACTGGATGTGTTCTATACGGACGTTACAGAGACGGAGAAAAAAGAACTGCTTCGAATTTTAATGAAAATTCATAGCAACTTTTAATTTTTTTGGAGAAATAGTTTGACATAAAATTAATAGTTCAGAGGAGTTTTTTTGGTATGACAGACTACACTCGATTGTTACCTGAACATGAGGTAAAGAAGATCGGAGAACATGATTTACACTTGGAAATATTCGAAGGAACCCCAGTTCATGACGCCGAAGCAACAACGAAGAAGCCACCTCTCCTGTTCGTTCACGGTGCATACACAGGCAGTTGGATGTGGAGCAAATATATCCCCCACTTTGTCCAGCACGGTTGGACCTGTTATGTCATGAACCTGAGAAGTCACTACAAGAGTCGGGTCATGGACATGACAAAGATTACGTTTGACGATTATTTGGAGGATATTCGTGAAGTGTTAGCCGGGATCAACGAACCTCCCGTTCTTATTGGCTTTAGCATGGGTGGCATTCTCAGTCAAAAGATTGCAGAAACCGTTATTCTTGCAGGCCTGATTGTAATCGACTCCAGTCTGAGCAAGGAAGTCCATGAGCTAATCCCCTACCCGGAAAGCAATCGAATCACACCTGGGATCATCATTCCTGCACCTGTCCGTGATGAGCTGACCAGTATAGATGAGACGGCAGATGACATTGCTTTTCAACGTAAATATCTTCAGATGGAGTCTTCGAAGGCATTTAGCACATTTTCCGTGATGTTTGGAGCAGATGGCGGTGTATCCATTAATGGCGACCTGATCCATTGCCCCAGCTTGGTGATCAAGGCTGTTTCTTGTGAAGACGAAGATCAGAGAGGCAAATTAACTGCCAAGCAGCTGCATGCTGAATATGCCGGACTGTGGGATACGACCCATACGGGTTTACTAGTAGGCCAACGGTACATGGAAGCTGTCGATATCATTCTTAAATGGTTACACAGACAGCAATCCTTTGAATTAACGGAGAACCTTGCAAAATAAAAAAAATACCATGTTAAAATCTCTTTTTTACCTTTAATCCTGTATGCAAAAGTTTGTTTTTCTAAGATAAGCTTATATGCATAGTTCTGGATAGGATTAAACGATAAGAAAAGAGGTTTTTATTCATGTCCGTTAACACATCCCTCCCAAAGCAAAGGGAGCTGACTTCCATATCTTCAGAACGCCTTCCGTGGGCTGGGCTACTTGCTTTAGCCATGGCTGGATTTATTTGCATCCTCACTGAAAGCCTACCTGCAGGACTGCTACCGCAAATTGCAAAAGACTTGGGGATCACAGAAGCCCTCACCGGACAGTTGGTGACTCTTTATGCCATTGGATCACTTGCTGCTGCCATTCCTTTAACTGCTGCTACACGTGGATGGAGACGCCGACCTCTACTGCTAGTATGCATTAGCGGCTTTCTTGTCTTTAACACTGTCACCGCCTTATCCTCAGATTATATCCTGACACTTGCTGCTCGTTTCTTGGCCGGGGTCTCCGCGGGTGTGTTATGGGGAATGACAGCAGGTTATGCTCGTCGGATGGTCTCTGATTCGTTAAAAGGTAAAGCCATGGCTGTGGCTATGGTCGGCACACCGGTGGCATTAGCCCTGGGTGTCCCAATCGGTAGTTTTCTCAGTTCTTATATCGGCTGGCGCCTCATCTTCGGGATTGTATCTCTTCTGACCGTAGCTTTAATCGTATGGGTTCTCTGGAAAATGCCGGATTTTGCAGGAGAGCCAGCTGGGGAACGTCTTCCGCTCCATAAGGTATTTTTGATTCCGGGAGTTAGGCCCATTCTGTTTGTTGTTCTGGCCTGGATGCTTGCGCATAATATCCTTTACACCTATATTTCTCCCTACCTTGCCCAGACCATATTTGCTAACAGAGTAGACTTGATTTTACTCATTTTCGGTATTACTTCCATTGTGGGAATTTGGTTAACCGGAATGCTCATTGACCGATCTTTGAGGAGATTAGTTATCGTCAGCCTGGCAGCATTCGCTTTGGCGTCTGTCGTGATGGGAATCGGTATTCATCAACCTATGATTATTATCCTTGGCATCATGATCTGGGGACTTACGTTTGGCGGGGCGGCGACACTGCTGCAAACTGCCATTGCCCAAGCCGCGGGTAAAAGTACAGATGTAGCTCAATCGATGCTGGTTACAGCATGGAATGTGGCGATTGGCGGAGGGGGAATTATTGGCGGCATTCTTCTTGAGGTATTTGGAGCCGGTTACCTTCCCGGATCACTGTTTATCCTGCTGATTCCTGCTCTAATCGTAGCTATGCGTGCTTATAAATATGGATTTCCCAAAGGAAATTAACAGGAAGGCAGTTGTGCATGAGTTGCAACTAGGACGAAAGAGGAGTTCACTTGATGTGGACTCCTCTTCTGTTTTTCATTTAAGACACCACAATCTTATTCTGCCTGTGCCAGTAGATTCGGCCCTTCCATGAGATTTTTATGTGCAATCGGAGAAGACATTGTAATTAAGGTCATGTAAGTACCGTATGGGTCACACTTGTTCTCGAACTCTTCGAGTCCCTGGATCGTGTCTGTAAGGATTTTCAGCAAGTAGTTATACTCCCCACTTATCCGATAACATTCCACGACTTCAGGTGACGCACGGCAAAAATCGAGGAAGGGATAACAATCCCGTGTACGAAAAAGAACATATGCCGTGCTCTGCTTGCCTAATTTGGATGGGGAGATTACCGTACGATATTCCTCGATAACCCCCTTTTCTTCCATTCGTTTGACTCGTTCAGTAACAGCCGGTTGAGATAATCCCACCAGTTTGCCTAGTTCAGTCATGGATAATCTCGCCTGATTCTCCAAATGAAACAGGATATGCTGATCTATTTCGTCCATCTAATCCACTCCTTTAAATACATAAGATATATTTAACAATTACCTTAAGTATACTCGCTAATTCATTATAATACCTTTAATAATGCATGTAATACAAGATCAATCATTTATATAATAAACACAGTTATCATGTGTAATCAATCACATCTTTTAATGAGAGGAAGATAGAAATGGGAAAAGAACACCTAACAACATTGCATACTTATGTGGATCAGGCCATTGACCGCGCTCTAAGCGAAAAAAGAATCGTAGGAACGGTTGTACAAGTTGCTTTAAGAGGGGAACTGATATACACCCGGGCTGCTGGTTTCGCGGACAGGGAGCAAAAGCGCACCATGTCGGAAAACGCTCTGTTTCGACTTGCTTCCGTAACCAAACCTATTGTATCGACAGCAGCTCTGGCATTGATCTCACAAGGAAAGCTGAGTCTGCATGATCCGGTGACTCGCTGGCTGCCTTCATTCCTGCCCAAACTTGCCAATGGTCAAGAAGCCCCAATAACGATTCATCAG belongs to Paenibacillus sp. FSL H8-0079 and includes:
- a CDS encoding ABC transporter ATP-binding protein, which codes for MKLNVENVSISVLNTDIIKDISLQVNGKQFVGLIGPNGCGKSTLLKSIYKVIKPQQGKVFLDHTDILKSSPKIVSRHMGVVGQFNELSFDFTVREMVMMGRTPHKKMLETDNERDHEIVEQALEKVHLTGHADRNYVSLSGGEKQRVVLARVLAQQPEFLILDEPTNHLDIKYQLQILNIVRGLGIGILAALHDLELAAEYCDYLYVVKKGQIVVHGKPADILTREMIGEVFDVDCEIYKNPVTGGLGIAYLSTR
- a CDS encoding iron ABC transporter permease, whose amino-acid sequence is MAQTVQVQTQRKGKRESLIHSKSGFALLIAALIIITLISVGIAVSIGQVRIPLAESYRILLYKLTGFQWGATPIEAGSFTDIIWQIRFPRVLMAMFIGAGLALCGAVMQAAVQNPLADPYILGISSGASLGATFAILIGFGAIGWLGQTGVAFWAFAGAMGASLLVLTLAGIRGKMTSVKLVLAGMVINALCSAFSNFIIYFANNAEGIKTVTFWTMGSLAASGWNKLPLVGIVVLVAILFFLLQSRVLNTMLLGDEAAVTLGINLSVYRRLYMLLTALVTGVLVASCGMIGFVGLIIPHIVRGLVGSDHRKVMPISVLFGAIFLIWTDVIARSLISSVELPIGIITAMIGAPMFMYMLVKKGYGFGGN
- a CDS encoding ABC transporter substrate-binding protein, with protein sequence MKFTSRTIGFAALSLLLLLLAACSNASTSSPAEETTSTTNATETSAPAENTNKTTYPLTIENFTISGEGGEWKPKAQVFDKAPERVVANTQSAAEMLVKLGLTDKMVGVAALYGSVTPDVADDFAKIPVLSKDYVGKELVVGASPDLVLGRGDLFADADWGVGTVDGLNDMNIRTFLQTTNHKGTLDSLYSDIAQLGQIFDVQENAATFTESLKARAEAIKASVADQPEHSFAYIVPATEDTITVSSMQNDTFQLDALGLLKLKNTFDGVQGEVSVEQLITANPDYLLLSAYAGSPDIDKLIENLYANPALQSMNAIKNKQIYVTDFSQFWGYGYQILDGIEKMQSEMKANPIK
- a CDS encoding MarR family transcriptional regulator, translating into MITNYITRMKTRDAISLISKIKEKVNRFILAEMAEQGIQDLATSHGDIIYALYNNHRMTMAEIAKKIGKDKSTVTALVDKLVRTGYVVKERDATDSRVVHVALTAKGEELKPVFEEISQRILDVFYTDVTETEKKELLRILMKIHSNF
- a CDS encoding alpha/beta fold hydrolase, giving the protein MTDYTRLLPEHEVKKIGEHDLHLEIFEGTPVHDAEATTKKPPLLFVHGAYTGSWMWSKYIPHFVQHGWTCYVMNLRSHYKSRVMDMTKITFDDYLEDIREVLAGINEPPVLIGFSMGGILSQKIAETVILAGLIVIDSSLSKEVHELIPYPESNRITPGIIIPAPVRDELTSIDETADDIAFQRKYLQMESSKAFSTFSVMFGADGGVSINGDLIHCPSLVIKAVSCEDEDQRGKLTAKQLHAEYAGLWDTTHTGLLVGQRYMEAVDIILKWLHRQQSFELTENLAK
- a CDS encoding MFS transporter — translated: MSVNTSLPKQRELTSISSERLPWAGLLALAMAGFICILTESLPAGLLPQIAKDLGITEALTGQLVTLYAIGSLAAAIPLTAATRGWRRRPLLLVCISGFLVFNTVTALSSDYILTLAARFLAGVSAGVLWGMTAGYARRMVSDSLKGKAMAVAMVGTPVALALGVPIGSFLSSYIGWRLIFGIVSLLTVALIVWVLWKMPDFAGEPAGERLPLHKVFLIPGVRPILFVVLAWMLAHNILYTYISPYLAQTIFANRVDLILLIFGITSIVGIWLTGMLIDRSLRRLVIVSLAAFALASVVMGIGIHQPMIIILGIMIWGLTFGGAATLLQTAIAQAAGKSTDVAQSMLVTAWNVAIGGGGIIGGILLEVFGAGYLPGSLFILLIPALIVAMRAYKYGFPKGN
- a CDS encoding Lrp/AsnC family transcriptional regulator: MDEIDQHILFHLENQARLSMTELGKLVGLSQPAVTERVKRMEEKGVIEEYRTVISPSKLGKQSTAYVLFRTRDCYPFLDFCRASPEVVECYRISGEYNYLLKILTDTIQGLEEFENKCDPYGTYMTLITMSSPIAHKNLMEGPNLLAQAE